One window from the genome of Cyclobacterium amurskyense encodes:
- a CDS encoding Fur family transcriptional regulator, with amino-acid sequence MADKSIIEKAKKIFENYLVRQGSRKTPERFSVIDELYSLPQDEHIDVEGLFLRMRNNGYSISRATIYNTLDLLVECGLAVKHQFKDKVALYEQALTYKHHDHYVCNQCRKILEFSDQRINLIKEEMGNVFSSHITSHSLVLYGDCQIRDCENLEVH; translated from the coding sequence ATGGCCGATAAGTCGATAATAGAGAAAGCAAAAAAGATATTTGAAAATTACCTGGTAAGGCAAGGAAGCCGTAAAACCCCAGAAAGATTTTCTGTAATAGATGAATTGTATTCTTTACCTCAAGATGAGCATATAGATGTAGAAGGTTTGTTTCTAAGAATGAGAAACAACGGTTATTCAATAAGCAGGGCTACTATTTACAATACACTTGACCTTTTAGTAGAGTGTGGCTTGGCCGTAAAACATCAGTTTAAGGACAAAGTCGCCTTGTATGAACAAGCGCTTACCTATAAGCACCATGATCACTATGTGTGCAACCAATGCAGAAAAATTTTAGAATTTTCAGATCAAAGAATTAATTTGATTAAGGAAGAAATGGGCAATGTGTTTTCTTCACATATCACCAGCCATTCACTTGTACTTTACGGAGATTGTCAAATCCGTGATTGTGAAAATTTAGAAGTGCATTAA
- a CDS encoding aspartyl protease family protein — protein sequence MYFKTKWQFFLLALILLVFSVEGQVPGFYLKRDQKKVVLPFIDSNSLILLPVSINGGPPVNFLFDTGVKSNIFFSKSIADELEMVYTRKLNLVGADGKTVLSASVSPNNHFDLGPIEGIFQAILVLDEDFLELEKVIGVPVYGVIGHEFFKNNPIKVDYDNGLITFYNRKSLKWKPFWFREIPIELQGNKPYINTTIKQIDGPDLEAKLLIDTGANHGLLLNQETSDEIKLPEVNIESSLGRSLGGDLEGHVARVKKLSIEGLNFRNVITSFPEKNEYSEVLINTGRMGSLGSELLNHMKLIIDYPRERILYKKGAKFKTPFKYDMSGLTVRVVSLEEKRYYVHQVREDSPGFRHGVRSMDEIVSINKIPAMFWELSDITELLRSEVGKVISLELLRMDPEDKDKTNIHKVTFLLEKLL from the coding sequence ATGTATTTTAAGACAAAGTGGCAATTTTTCCTTTTGGCTTTGATTCTACTGGTTTTTTCAGTAGAGGGTCAAGTGCCTGGTTTTTATTTGAAAAGAGACCAAAAGAAAGTAGTTCTACCCTTTATTGATTCTAACAGCCTAATACTACTTCCTGTCTCCATCAATGGTGGACCTCCTGTTAACTTTCTATTTGATACCGGAGTAAAATCAAATATATTTTTCAGCAAATCCATAGCCGATGAATTGGAAATGGTTTACACCCGAAAGCTTAATTTGGTGGGTGCAGATGGCAAAACGGTCCTAAGTGCATCTGTATCTCCAAACAATCATTTTGACCTGGGTCCAATTGAAGGGATATTTCAAGCCATACTTGTTTTGGATGAAGATTTTCTAGAATTGGAAAAGGTGATAGGAGTACCTGTGTATGGGGTAATAGGACATGAATTCTTCAAAAACAACCCTATCAAAGTTGATTATGACAATGGACTCATCACCTTCTACAATCGTAAATCCCTCAAATGGAAACCTTTTTGGTTTAGAGAAATCCCCATTGAGTTACAAGGAAACAAGCCCTATATTAATACCACTATAAAGCAGATAGACGGCCCTGATTTGGAGGCCAAATTGCTCATCGACACAGGTGCTAACCACGGGTTATTACTCAATCAAGAAACCAGTGATGAGATTAAATTACCAGAGGTAAATATTGAGAGCAGTTTAGGAAGGTCCCTAGGGGGAGACTTAGAAGGACATGTTGCAAGAGTGAAAAAGTTAAGCATAGAAGGCTTGAATTTTCGAAATGTAATCACCTCTTTCCCAGAAAAGAACGAGTATTCAGAAGTATTGATTAATACTGGAAGAATGGGTAGCTTAGGTTCAGAACTACTCAATCACATGAAACTCATTATAGATTATCCTCGCGAAAGAATTTTGTATAAAAAAGGGGCAAAATTTAAAACTCCTTTCAAGTATGACATGAGCGGACTGACAGTTAGAGTGGTCTCTCTGGAAGAAAAAAGATATTATGTTCATCAGGTAAGGGAGGACTCTCCGGGTTTCCGTCATGGAGTAAGGAGCATGGATGAAATTGTATCCATAAATAAGATTCCAGCAATGTTTTGGGAACTTTCCGACATTACAGAATTACTCAGATCGGAAGTAGGCAAAGTAATATCCTTGGAGCTTCTTCGAATGGATCCTGAAGACAAAGACAAAACGAACATTCATAAAGTGACTTTTCTATTGGAGAAACTATTGTAG